From Canis lupus baileyi chromosome 16, mCanLup2.hap1, whole genome shotgun sequence:
GTGTGCTTTCCCCTTGCACTGAGCAGCATTGCCCTGGATCCTCTGTACCCATCCCGCTGCTCCTGGGAGACCTTTGGCTACGCCACCAGCACCAGCATGGCCCAGGCCTCGGATGGCCTTTCTCCCCTCCAGCTCTCAGGGCAGCTCAACAGCCTGCCCTGCTCCCTGACCTTTCGCCAGGAGGAGACCATAAGCATCATCCGGCTCATTGAGCAGGTAGGGGCTCAAgcaggtggagggggcagggatggggagcCTGCAGAGTGGGGAATGGTGACACGGGATCTATCTGGGCCCCCAAGGGCTGACTGCCCTCCAAGAGAGGCTTTCCCAGGCAGTTTTATTTGCCCCCACCCTTTCCTAGCAGGAGCATCTGGGGCATCTGGCTCTGGGCTGAGATTTGTCGGCTGTAGGCCCGGCCACAATCTGTCCCTCCTGGTCCCTAGGCTCGGCACGCCACCTACGGCATTCGCAAGTGCTTCCTCTTCCTGCTGCAGTGCCAGCTGACTCTCGTGGTCATCCAGGTGAGGTGGGGTCTGCATGGGCATTGCCCATCCCTCCCTGCTTCTCCACTCAAGGGCTGGCTGAAAGTCCAAGGTGGCAGGCTGGGAGATGCAGCACAGCCTAGAGGGCCCCTAGCCTCTGGAACCCCTGGACTTGAGGAGATGACCCCATTGGCAGAACTGGCCCCTGCGGCCCTAGCTCCTCTGGCCATCTGGGCACGGGGCAAGTTTGCCAGAATCTAATCCTGCTTCCTGGGCTTTCCTGGTCTAGTTCCTCTCTTGCCTGGTTCAGCTGCCACCGCTGCTGAGCACCACCGACATCCTGTGGCTGTCCTGCTTTTGCTACCCTCTGCTCAGGTGAGGGTCATGCTGCCCATCCATATccaggcaggcagggctgggatgTCACCGAGCAGCCTCAGGAGCCCAGGTTCCGCTCAGTGCTCATGTCCCCTGGCACAGGAggccctggggcggggtgggggcgctcTCCCTTGTCTTGTCACATCTCCCCTCAGACCTGTCCTCATTCCTAAAATTCCCCAAAGGCTTCTTCCCAAGTGGGAATCGGGGGACAGAGGGTCACAGCCACCACCCTTCACCAAGTCCATCCTTTTCAGCATCTCTCTGTTGGGGAAGCCGCCCCACAGTTCCATCATGTCTATGGCCACAGGAAAGAACCTTCAGTCCATTCCTAAGAAGGTAAGCAACGGGGAGTCCTGTGAGCCTGGGCTTTTCCTGAGGACTATGGGTGTGGAGGGGGCCGAGCCTTCGGGGAGAGAGAGGCTTCCATCAGAACTCCCCTGAACCAAAAGGGAGGTGGTGGTACAGAGCTGAGAAGGATCCTCTTGCTCTGGGTCTGCCCGTTTCCTGAAGAGGCTGCTGAGCCCGGTGCCAGAGGGGCTGCCGCCGTGGGAGTGACAGGCCTCCCTTCTTTCTGCAGACCCAGCACTacttcctcctctgcttcttgCTCAAATTCAGCCTCACCATCAGCTCGTGCCTCATCTGCTTTGGCTTCACGCTGCAGAGCTTCTGTGACAGCTCCCGAGCCCGCAACCTCACCAACTGCTCCTCCATCATGCTGCCCAGGTGGGTCCTGACCCTACCCCTCCACCTACACCTCTGCCTGCCCACtttcctggggcccagggggCGCTGAGTCCACCCCTTGCTTTGGCAGCCATGCTGACACAGCTCCGGCCTGGTTTGATGATTTTGCCAATGGGCTGCTGACGGCTCAGAAGCTCACGGCCGCCCTGATCGTCCTGCACACAGgtgaggggctcccagggaggggCCAGAGGTGGCTGGTGGGGTGCCCTGTGGGCAGGGCCTCCGGTGGTGGCAGGACATCTGATGCCCCCCACTGACCCTGTTTTCTCCAGTCTTCATTTCTATCACCCATGTGCATCGCACCAAGCCCCTGTGGAGAAAGAGCCCCTTGACAAACCTCTGGTGGGCCATGACGGTGCCTGTGGTGTGAGTATCTGTGgacggggcgggggcaggggcgggggcttTGGCAGGACTGTGCTTCGAAGTCCTGCTTCCAGGAGTTAAGGCAGAGGTGGAGTACTGCCTTCCTTTAGCTGCTCGAACTGAGAAAAGCAGGGAAGGAAGCAAGAAGACCCAGGCTCATGCAGGCTGCCGCCTCTCCCTGCAGCCTCCTGGGGCAGGTGGTCCAGACAGCAGTGGACTTGCAGCTGTGGACGCACAGGGACAGCCAAGTCCACTTTGGCCTGGAGGACGTGCCTCTGCTGACGTGGCTCCTGGGCTGCCTCTCCTTGGTCCTTGTGGTGGTCACCAATGAGATCGTGAAGCTGCATGAGATTCGGTGAGCCACGGCCGGGCCTCCCTCTGGGGTCGGGCGCATTCTTGAGGCCTGTAGCGTCCTGGGCATTGTTCTCCCACTTGGCCGCGGCCTGTACTTCCCTCCatccctggggtcctgccctGTGCTCTAACCTGTGCTTTTCATTTCCTGCCCCACCAGGGTCCGGGTTCGCTACCAGAAGCGGCAGAAACTGCAGTTTGAAACTAAGCTGGGCATGAACTCCCCCTTCTGAGCCACTGGCCACTGTGGTCATATttgccctggccccagggccacAGGCAGACCAGTTTCTGAGTCTGGGGAGTTGGTATCATGAATGTTTCTGGGTGTCCTCTTGTGCCCCATGGCATTGGAGGCCGGGCTCCACGTCAGACCCAGCTGTTGTCCGTACCACCAGGGCTTTCCCATGGAGGAGTTGGTGAGCCATGGCCTCAGCATCAGGACAGTCTGGTCTTGAATGTATGACCCAGTGTACTTAGTATAGGGGACCTTAGCCTCCTCCACCTGCAGGCTGTCCTCCTTTAGGGTCTCTTAACCCAGGGCCCTCTGTTGTGGGGTCTCCAAGTAGAGCCAAGAACCATGGGGCCCGGGCCTCAGTGGCAGCCACCGTGGTGGGTCCAGACAGACCACTGTTGATGATAGCAGTGGTAGTGCACCCTCCCTGCGCCCCACCTGTCctcctgggagaggggcctggagGTGGTCAAgtacttccctccctccctctgtggggGAGCCTCACGCTCAGATCTGAAGATGAAGAAGCCCCCTGCCTTGCCCTGGAACCTCATCCTGTGCCTGCCTCCACGCTGGCCTTGAGCGTCAGTCTTGGGGCTATGGCCCAGGGCTCCTTTTGGCCCCTCACCCTATTTCTCCTGTGAGAATGTTTTTACTGGTGTATATTTTTTACTGGAAATGAGCCTTTTAGGAATGAATGTAGACTGGTTTGTATTAAAACTTGTAAATTGCTTAACAAATATCTGTGGCTGGTCCATGAGGCAGCCACTGAGGGGCCCACCCAAGGCTTCGGCTGGTGAGGGAGCCccaagggggaggagagggaagagcccAAGCCTTGCTCCCTCCACACTGGCGGGAGCCCTCGGGTCCAGCTCGGGCAAGAACCCTGGGCTCAGAGGTCCGTGGCACAGATCCAAACACACAGCCCAGTCACGGGGAATGACACTTTTCATTGGGGTTAGTTGGGAGAAGAGGTTAATGGTTACAGAGCCGGGGCCTGGGCCAACCAGACTGGGCTCCAGCCCCGAGGCGAGCAGTGCACTCTTGCTGTGGTCCGAAGCCCCCTCCCCTGTGTCCTCTCAGGCGGTTATAGATagaataaattccatttaaaatatatgcttttctctctgcttaaaaaataacatttacaagTTGAAAAAGTTTGGACTTTGGGGAATCTGTTAATCCCACTGTCTCTGCTTGTGCCAGCTCTGTCTCActggggaagggggggcaggcCTGGGTACTGCCACCACCACAGAGAGCAGGCCCCTGGCCACTTATTTACATGTCCTGTGTACACTGTGCAGACCTGGTGAGACACCCAGCCTTCACCAGCCCCTCCATGTGTCGGACAGCACAGCAGGTGTCCACAGGCCCTTGgggtgggagagggcagaggaaacACTGCAGGagccctgcccccaccttcctGGGAAGGAAGCTCTTACCAGGGTCCCTGTCCATGGAGGAGGGGCTGTCTGATCAGATTACACGCTGGGAGGGGGCTCTGCTGAGATAGCAGCTTCTGACAAGTCCCCTCAGCCTCCCATGGAGACTGCCCTCCAGAGCTGCTGCGTGGACAGCCACAGGCTTGGAGTAGCAGGAGGGCCCGCACTCAGGCAGCAAGAGCTTCTGCGCTGGGGCAAAGGCGACAGACACTGCAGGTCACGATGGGCACTTCCGAAGGCCACCAGAAGCGCTCAATCTAGCATGGCATCCAGCTGGTCAGCCAGGGCATCAAACATGGTGCTGATGTCATCCAAAATGTGCTTGGCGGAGGTGCTGGGAGGGCTGCAGCGGGGGAAGGACCAGGTCTGATCAGAAACTGGCCTGCACCCCATGGGCTATGGGTGGGCTGGGGGCTGTTCTCAAACTCCTGGCTGATGCCAAGCACTCTGCGTGCATCTTACTTCTCAGCCTCCCGAGGCAGCAGGAGCTGCGGCCCCTCACGTGTACAGGGCTCAGGAGGAAGGGATGTGCTCCAGCTCACATGCCTCTATGGGCCAGCCACCAGGATTCCCCATAGGTCAGATCTGGGTGGTTTCAGAACCTGGGCTCTGGCCATTCCAGTAAGGGTCACCCCAGCCTAAGGATCTGTCTGGGcaccctcccccctgctcccgtCCCCTGCCaacatcccaggaccccggggaagAGGATCGAGGAAGAGCTGTTCCTCCACTGtagccccttccctccctgtaCCCAGCACCCAGCGCCCCTCACCCCTCTCGCTCCTCAGCGCCAATGCTCTTCTCTGCGGCCCGTAATGCAGCTGCCAGGGAGGAGCTGGTCTGTTCCAGCCTCTGCTGGGCCCGGCCAGAGCCCACAGCCCCAGTGCTCTCTGGCCTTGGAGGAGGCACGGGGCGGGGGCCAAGCCGGGGAGCCAGCTTTGGGCCTGAAAATGCCAGCTGGGTGCAGGCCACAGACACAGGCTTGGGGGCTGTTCCTGCAGAGACAAAATGGTTGGCTGTGACTTGATGGGCCGGCCACAACCTTTGCAACAGTGCCCCCTCCCACAGGCCCTGCCTCATACCTGCACCTGGCACCTTGATGAGGGCAGCGGGGGAAGCTGGGGGCTCTGTCTCCCCGTGCCGCCAATCACCTGTTGAGCTTTCCAGAgcaggcccggggcaggggggtgCAGAGGGCTGGGTTTGGGGGCTGGGAGAAAGGGGTGCTGGAGCTCCCTGAGTTGGAAGGCTGCTAGGGTCCAGCCGGGGAGGGCTGGGAGCAGCTGAGGAGGGCTCGCTGGGGgtctgggagggcaggggggcagaggggctgggCGTGGCACTGGCCACCCCGAAGGCCAGCAGGGCCGTCTGCAGAGGCTCTCTCTCCCGGCATTTGGGTCTCCGCTTGACAGTGTCTGACTCTGTGAGGTTGAAATCCAGGCCAGCGGGCACAGGCGCCTCCCGGGGAGGGGGGCCAGCTGGCTTCGGCCGCTGTTTGATGGTCAGGTTCCCCTCCTCTGCAAATGGGAGCCCCTCCCCTGAGCTGCCCCGAGATGGGGGCGTCCCCTCAGgccctggctcctcctcctctgtgtccGACACGGGCCCTGCTGGCACAGGCGGGCTGGGGGGCTCCGAGGGTCCAGTTGGCTCACTCAGTGTTCGCCTTCGGGGCCCAGAGGCCCCCTCCTTAGGCCCCGGGCTTCCATCTAGCGGAGGCGCCTCTGTGGTGGGGCCAGAAACCGAACTGAGACgtttagggggtgggggtggcgggccTTTGCGTCGGGCACGAAGGGCAAAGGACTGGCTGCGGGGAGCCCCTCGAGCTGGGGTCGGGCTAGGGCTGGTCCGCGCTAGGGCACTGCGTCCTGGTCGCCGGGTGAGGGTGGCATAGCTGCCCAAGGCACTGTCCgctggcccctcagcctccccctctgcttccccctccgcAGGGCCCGGACGGCTCAGGCTGTGTGACCGGCGCTTGGGCCGGGGTGGGTCCGGAGGAGTGGCAGGAGGACCAGCCAAGTAGGAGAAGGCACGGGGTGCCCCGGGAGGTGGCCCCGGAGCTGGGCTAGAGGGTGAGGCCTGGGGATGCATAAAAACGTAAGGGGGAGGCCCTTGGCCAGGAGGTGGGGAACAAAGCTTAGAGGGTCGCTCCGTGCCCTCTGGAAGGTTTCTCTCCTGTGGGGTGCTGGAGTCTCCACCACTGGGCTGGGGGGCAGGCTGTTCCTGTGAGTGCCCGGACCCTCGTGAGCGTGCTCCAATGCTCTCCTGGCtgggggagcgggcggggggcAAGGGGAGTGGCTCGGGGCCACCCCCAGCCATGGCTGCCTGTAGCTCTGGGCTTAGCTCGCTGCCCTGAAAGGTGAGGAGGCGTGGGCCGGTGGCAGCTGGACCGTCCCCATTCTCCAGCCCCTCGATGGCCATGAGCTCCGGGCCTCTGGCTAGCCGGCGGCCGCCGCCTTCAACCGGGACCTCCCCCTGCAGGAGGCCCCGCCGCAGCTCGGCCAGCCGCTTCACTCCCAGCATCAGCTTCTTCTGATGACCTGAGAGGGGACGGGTAGAGGCCACAGGGTTAGCCAGGGCTGCAAAGGGCCACCCTAGCCCCTCCTGGACCCCGTTCTCCCTGCTGGGCTTGAACCCTGGGACGTCTTAGAGACCCTTGGAGGCACGTGGGGGCCCGGCCAGGAGGCCCCAGGGCAGTCCTCACCGAGCTTGTTGACTCCGATCTCCTGCAGCTCCTCCCAGGTAAGGTCGGCCACCAGCCCCATGGAGTCGTAGCCGCTGCTCACTAACTGCTTGTGGTACTGCGGCAGCCCTAGCGCACACAGCCACTCCCGCAGGTCCGCCTGGAAAAGGACCCCATGGGAGCTGGCTCCCTGGCCCGCTGCAGCCCCCAAGCCAGGATGGGCCCACATGGCCGTGGCTGCGGGTGGGAGCCGGTGCCAGCCACCTGCTTACCGGGATATAGTTGGGCAGCCACTCAGCAATGCTGAGCTGAGCAATCTCTGAGGCGATTTTCTTCCTGTGCCCAGGCTTGGTCACCCCGATGGCCGTCAGGTCCTGCCACACAGACTCGTGCCATCAGGCCCCCTCCGGCGCCCACTGGGCCCTCCACTGCCCTCCTGCTGTGGCACCTACCTCAGGAGTCATACGGCTGATGGTTGGCACATCATAGCCAGCCTGCAGAAAGTGGGCGGTGTAGCCTTCCAGCTGGAACTCACTCAGCCAGTTATGAATGGCCTGAGCGTCCTGTGGCATAGGGGCAGAGGCTGAAGTTAACAGAGCCGTGTCTACTGAGGAAGAGCCGAGGCCGTGGCCCAGCCACCTGCTCCAGCCTCCCCTAGGGGCCTGGCCTGAGTCCATACTGGCACCCATCCCACACCACTGTGCCCCCTGAAGCCCACAGCCCACTTCCCAGTGGAGGTCACACCTTCCCCTCCAGCAGCTGCTCCGGCCTCACATCCTGGGTGAAGAGCTGTTCCCCAGAGCGGTAGTGAACCAGAGGGCGGTGGTTCAGGTTGTCTTTGGGAGGAAAAGAACTGGAATCAGGAGCGGCATGGTAGAGGGATGCCCACCCAGGTACCATTTATCCCCTTCCTACCTGCCAGGGGTAGTGGGTGCAATCCCGGCAGCACCTGATCCTCTCCCATGGAAGGCAGAGGCTAGAGACAGAGAAGGGTCTACTCAGCAGGTGGGGGGCTGACTGCAGGGTGTAGGGCTCTGTCCTGGTCCCAACACCCCCTCTCTCCTACCTGGGCGTTCTCAATAAGAAGGCCAGTGCCATGGCCATTGGTGCCCTCGGAACTCTGCCCGCTGCCGGCACTGCGGATGCTGCCCACGCTGCCCTCACTGCCCACACTATTCCTGTCACCTGCTGCAGGGGCACAAGCAAAGAAGTTTGAACCCCAGTTGGCCCTGCCAACAGCTGACTGGCAGCTTGCCAAGGCCAGATGCCCACCCTGGTGCCTGGCACTGCCCTCTGGGAGGATGTACCTGGGCTGTCTGGGCTGAGGCCCACCCGAGGAAGCTGGCCATAGGTTAAAGGGTGTAAGGGGTCATCGGCAGGGGGCTGTGGTGTCCGAGAGAAGCCTGGGCGCAGGGGGGTGGGAGCAGATGGGAGGCGAGGTGCGAGGACGCCCACCCGCTTGCTGACCACCTCCACGATGCCTGGGGGGAAGTAGCCCACACGGTCCGTGCCCCTCTGGCTCTCATGGATGTGGCCCTTCCAGCGGCCATCGGGATGCTGCTCAAGCACCTGTGGCAGATGGGGTGTTGGGGGGGGTGACAATGAGAACAATCATTTCCTGCACCAAACAAGAGCAGCCAGCCAGCCCCCCAGCCACAGTCCAGCTCCTCCTCTTCCCACAGGAAGTTGATGCCCAAGAGCACCCAGAGCACTGCCCTTACTTGCCGGCGTCCGGCTCAGGCCCAAccctctctgtgtgcctccaGGGCAAACAAGGGTCCCCGAAtcagcctggattcaaatcccaatgCTACTGCTTGCCATATGATCTCAGGCAaaccattttaatttctctaagacTCAATTTTGTCATTCtgggaaggaaatagaaatagcACCTTCCTTACCTGGATGGGGAGGAACTCAACGAGACAGTACACCTAAAGACCTTACACAGAGCCTGATCCACAGCAGGTGCCCACGTTAAGTGACAGCAATCACTGGTGCTAGCAAAGGGATGCCTGCACCAGGTCCTCACCGTGATGACATCCCCTGCCCGGACATTGAGAGCAGTGGGATCGTGGAGGTTCCAGAAATCCTTGAGCGCTCGCACCTTCAGGATCCCTGAGGCCTCTGAGAGAAGATGCAGTGTAGGCGTCCACTGAGGGTCCTTAGGGTATCTTCCCACCTGTCCGGTCCCATCCACAACCCTCCCCCAGGATCCCGTTGCAGCGGTCCCCTGACTAGCGCTGGGTTCAAGAAGGTGACATCTTGCTCCTGGGACCTTGCTCCTGCTCCCCTTCCTAGTACGCACCAGAGAAGCTCTGGATCCTACCCTGGGCTGGGTCTTCTCTCACATGCACTCACCCCGCAATAACTGCTTGATTTCTCGGCTGGCCTGGGAGGTGGTGAACTGATTCACGATGTCCAGTGCTGTCTGGTTATACGTGTTCCGAATGTTCACGTCCACTCCGCCCTGGGTGCACAGTGCAGTGTAAGCGTGCACGAAACACTGTGCTTGCCACTTCCCCCAATCCTCACGGCTGCCCAGGAGGAGAATGGTTCCTACTATTTTTAcgttttatagatgaaggaatGGAAGCTCAGAGATAGGATCGTGGAGGTGCTCAAGGTCATTCAGCTGgtgagaggcagagctgggggcctGAACCAGGTGGGTCTGCTCTCCGCCCACCCAAACACCATGTTGTGGCATGCTTCCACAGCGGCTCTAGGCCATGGCACCCAGAGGAGCTCTGCACACGTGTGCAGGGTGGCCAGGCACCCACACCCACCTCCAGGAGCAGCCGTACCACCTCCGTCTTGCCGTACAGTGCGGCTTCGTGGAGCGCCGTGCCGGTCTTGGTCTGCCGGTTGATCTCGATCCCCGCTCTAAGGAGCTGTCTGTGGGCGTGGGGGGCAAGTCacaggcatgggggtgggggcaggaaaggaagcagattgctgggggctgggagaaTGATCCAGAGCAAGGGTGaagagggcagcagggcagggagccGAGGGGGACAGCACTCATTCCGCAGGAAGGGGACGAGGAAGTGGTGGGGGGGCACCCAGTGGGTACCTGATGACCTCTCTGTGGCCATTCTTGGCAGCCAAGTGCAGGGGTGTGGTGTAGTTGGGGTCACACGGGTCCTTGGCCTCACCCTCCAGCAGCGCCACACACAAGTGACTGTTCAGTAGCAGCTGGGCCACCTATAGCAAGCGGCACCCAGTAGGGCTTCCTCCTGAGACGCCCCCCTCACCCCACAGGTGCCCAGGACCTAGTACCCAAGGGCTGCAGGCCTCACCTTGAGCCGCCCAAACTCACAGGCCAGATCCAGGGGTGTCTTCTTTGCCTTGTTGACCAGGCATGGGTTGGACTGATGCTGGAGGAGCATTTCTGACTGGGGTGGAGGCAGCTGAGTGAGGAGTCTGGCCTGGccagcctccccgccccctccactGCTCCAGAGCCCCTTGCGGGCAGGTAGGCAGGTTCACGTACCACTTCATAGTGTCCATACTGGGCAGCCAGATGCAGTGGGATCTGCCCATCCAGCGAGGCGGCGTTGACGGCTGCAGAGGCGCGCAGCAGCAGCCTCACTGGCTCCAGCCGGCCCTGCCAGGCTGCGTAGTGCAGCGGGCGCATGCCTGCAGGAGGGAAGCGGATCTGAGGAGGTCCTGGGCTGCTATGAGTTCAGGGGATGGAGCTCAGCAGAGTCCAGAGCCACCCCAGCTGGAGGGGGAGACAGACCCAAGGGGAGTGATGCTGGTTTGGTCAGAGAAATGTCTGGTTCATGAGGCTGAAGTCAAAATCCCATCTGGCCCACCAGAGGTGATCTGGGGGGATCTCACGACAGGAAGGTAACCTGAGCCTCCTCATCTGGGTAACGGGGTATTAGAACCACTCACCACCCCAGAAGGCTGTGAAGattaaagaggtaaaggatccgCAAGCCAGAGAAACTACACCAACCCATGTTAGCATTGCTGGGATGTCACAGGAGCAAACTGTGACCACAGGGTGTGGCCAGGGGACACACTGGGGTCTCACCATTGCTGTCCTTGATGTCAACAGTGGCCTGAGCCTCCAGCAGCAAGGCTATGAgctccaggctgccccccaaggcAGCATGATGGAGAGCAGAGAATCTGGTGTGGGGGACACAAAGTAGGGGTGTTGAGTGAgcagtcccccaccccccaaatcctGGTCGTCCACACCAGACTCATCCTGGAGGCTGGCAGGGCTGAGTGACTTGCCCACTGTGCCCTcgcccccccaccctgccagccCTGCCGTGGGAGCGCAGAGCAGCCGGGCTACGGCATGAAAGGGCTCAGTGTCTGGGCTGAGAGGCCTGTTTGTCTGGCCTCCCCCCCCAAGCCAGCCCAGGGGAGGGGGCCGTGGGAGCAGGAGCCCGAGGGCTCCTACCCTCTGGGGAGAAAAGGGGGCCTAGCAGGAATCTGACCCAGGAGGCCCCTCAGAGAGGCACTagggctccctcccctcactTGAGGATAGCGCCACAGGCAGGAGGATGGGCAGGAACCAGAGCTCTCAGCAAACATAATTCAAGGGCCAAGTTTGACAGGGGAAGGGACTCTAGGGCCCAGGTCTTTCCCcttacccctcccccaccccacagctctGGAGAGGGATGCGGGCTCACACTCACCCATCAGCATCCTGATAGTTGACGTTGAGTCTCTTCGTGGAGCCGAGGAGCTCTGGGGGGATCAGAGCAGAAGGCATCAGGATACCCTAGAATGATCTGTCCTTACCTGCATCCCAATCACTTTTCCCTTCCGCTGCTGAATCCGGCTGACCTCTTGGTGTGCAAGAAAGCACCTGCCCCATGGCCCTTCGGCTGTCCTGTCCCTATGGCTCCCCACTGGCCCACAGGCTCATCAGCTTGAGAGTGCCCAGTGCAGGGAGTAGCCGCACCAGGGGCCTGGCTTCCCTGGGTCCCCAGCTTGTTTATAGAGCCAGAGGGGGCGGGAAAGGGGGGTACTGGCATGCCATGCCCTCAACAGACAGGCCCACGAGCGCATGGTTAGCATTCCTGCCTGAGCAGGCCAAGGAGAGTCTCATTGTCCCACTGGGCCAAGGGAgctgggagagaaaggagagggccACTGGACGCTGGAGGTAGCAGGGCAGATGCTGGGGCTGGACTCAAGCTTGGGGACATCCCTGAGTGGAGCGGGGTGAAGAAGGTGGCATCAGACAGACCTGCACTGGGCCCGGCTCTGCCATGTACTGGCTTGTGTGatcctgagcaagtcacttaacctgtcAGGcttagtgtcctcatctgtaaaatgggccaaTCACAGATCCTGCTCACCAGAGTTGTAAGGATTATGCCTGACTCTTGTCGGCACACCACAGAGGGGGGCCGTGGCCGTCACCCTTCAGAGCTCCTTACGCCTTAGCTGTTACTGTCCACATGCTGTCCTCTGGCAAAACTGGTACAGTCCCCCACTGGCTCCTGTCAGGGGAGTAACTGCTGATTCTGCACCCACAGGCTCCCAGCAGAGATGTCCATGCCCCAGCAGAGGGCTCTCTGCTGGGTGGTGGCCAAAGGAGCCAGGGGCATGGGCAGGACACTGGTTGGTCCCCATCGGGGAGGGCGATAGGATTCAGGCAGGAGTGCTCCATGCACCGGCCAGGGCACAGGAGGGGACAGTCTTTGATGAGCattgggagaggaaggggaatgTCTGTCACAGGCGGGCCCCTGCCTCCTGCTGGAACCCACCCCTGCTGGGAAGGAGGCCTGGCTCAACCCAGGCTGGGCAGGGTGCCAAGCATGCTGGTCTAGGCCTGCCCTCCGGGCCCTGGTGGGCCCCTGAATACCCCAGCAAGACAGGGCCTCATTCCAACAGGGAGGGATCAACACGGTAGTGAGGAGCAcgggatggggagagaggggacGGCCACGTTTAGGGCTAAGCCAAATCACACTATACGCTATGCAGAAAAGGTAAATACAGAGCTGGGCAGTGACAGAAGGGGTGAGCGGGTGGAGGCCGCTGGAAAAAAACCAG
This genomic window contains:
- the CASKIN2 gene encoding caskin-2, yielding MGREQDLILAVKNGDVTGVQKLVAKVKAAKTKLLGSTKRLNVNYQDADGFSALHHAALGGSLELIALLLEAQATVDIKDSNGMRPLHYAAWQGRLEPVRLLLRASAAVNAASLDGQIPLHLAAQYGHYEVSEMLLQHQSNPCLVNKAKKTPLDLACEFGRLKVAQLLLNSHLCVALLEGEAKDPCDPNYTTPLHLAAKNGHREVIRQLLRAGIEINRQTKTGTALHEAALYGKTEVVRLLLEGGVDVNIRNTYNQTALDIVNQFTTSQASREIKQLLREASGILKVRALKDFWNLHDPTALNVRAGDVITVLEQHPDGRWKGHIHESQRGTDRVGYFPPGIVEVVSKRVGVLAPRLPSAPTPLRPGFSRTPQPPADDPLHPLTYGQLPRVGLSPDSPAGDRNSVGSEGSVGSIRSAGSGQSSEGTNGHGTGLLIENAQPLPSMGEDQVLPGLHPLPLADNLNHRPLVHYRSGEQLFTQDVRPEQLLEGKDAQAIHNWLSEFQLEGYTAHFLQAGYDVPTISRMTPEDLTAIGVTKPGHRKKIASEIAQLSIAEWLPNYIPADLREWLCALGLPQYHKQLVSSGYDSMGLVADLTWEELQEIGVNKLGHQKKLMLGVKRLAELRRGLLQGEVPVEGGGRRLARGPELMAIEGLENGDGPAATGPRLLTFQGSELSPELQAAMAGGGPEPLPLPPARSPSQESIGARSRGSGHSQEQPAPQPSGGDSSTPQERNLPEGTERPSKLCSPPPGQGPPPYVFMHPQASPSSPAPGPPPGAPRAFSYLAGPPATPPDPPRPKRRSHSLSRPGPAEGEAEGEAEGPADSALGSYATLTRRPGRSALARTSPSPTPARGAPRSQSFALRARRKGPPPPPPKRLSSVSGPTTEAPPLDGSPGPKEGASGPRRRTLSEPTGPSEPPSPPVPAGPVSDTEEEEPGPEGTPPSRGSSGEGLPFAEEGNLTIKQRPKPAGPPPREAPVPAGLDFNLTESDTVKRRPKCREREPLQTALLAFGVASATPSPSAPLPSQTPSEPSSAAPSPPRLDPSSLPTQGAPAPLSPSPQTQPSAPPCPGPALESSTGDWRHGETEPPASPAALIKVPGAGTAPKPVSVACTQLAFSGPKLAPRLGPRPVPPPRPESTGAVGSGRAQQRLEQTSSSLAAALRAAEKSIGAEEREGPPSTSAKHILDDISTMFDALADQLDAMLD